One Vicugna pacos chromosome X, VicPac4, whole genome shotgun sequence DNA window includes the following coding sequences:
- the LOC102530559 gene encoding sperm acrosome-associated protein 5 encodes MQAWGTVVVTLAMLMAATVDAKIYERCDLAMKLQKAGLNGFKGYTIGDWLCMAHYESGFDTSFVDHNPDGSSEYGIFQLNSAWWCDNGVTPTQNFCHMECHDLLNRHILDDIMCAKRVVSSQNGMAAWDSWIQHCFGHDVSEWLKGCRLYAKPDTRKINS; translated from the exons ATGCAGGCCTGGGGCACTGTAGTGGTGACCCTGGCCATGCTAATGGCTGCCACTGTGGATGCCAAGATCTACGAACGCTGTGACCTGGCAATGAAGCTGCAAAAGGCGGGCCTGAATGGCTTCAAGGGCTACACCATTGGAGACT ggCTGTGCATGGCACACTATGAGAGTGGCTTTGACACTTCCTTCGTGGATCACAATCCTGATGGAAGCAGTGAATATGGCATTTTCCAGCTGAACTCCGCCTGGTGGTGTGACAATGGTGTTACACCCACACAGAACTTCTGTCACATGGAGTGTCATG ACCTGCTCAACCGCCATATTCTGGATGACATCATGTGTGCCAAGCGGGTAGTGTCCTCACAGAATGGTATGGCTGCCTG GGACTCTTGGATCCAGCACTGTTTTGGCCATGATGTATCTGAATGGCTCAAGGGATGTCGTCTGTATGCAAAACCTGACACAAGAAAAATTAATTCGTGA